The genome window AAGCTTATTAGGCACCATGTTGCCTGTGAAGTAAATGTCGTCCAGTCCGTCGCCATTGAGATCGCCTGCTGCCACGCCGCCTCCATTATAAAAATATTCGTACATCAGCACATTGGTATTCAGCCCTTCTGTTAATGTATTGGCAAAATCGATTTTTGTTTTTTCGGCAGGTAAGAGGGTAAACAAAGGCGTCTGGCTTGTGCCATCTTTGGGCTTATCGGAATCTGCGGATTTATCACATCCCACAAAACCAAGACTCATTGCCAGCAACATCATTCCTGGGGTCCAGGATTTTATTCGCTTCATAATAGGACCACGAAGGTTGAACTGTATAGAAAAAAGAAACTATGCCTTCATAACGAAGACATAGTTCCACAAATTTACTAATAAAGCGAGGACTAACTATTTATCATAACCCGGATTCTGCACCAGTTTTGCATTTCTGTTGATCTCATCACGACTGAACGGACGGAAGTACATTTTATCAGCCCATGTACGGTTTTCATGCGATTTCTCGACAATCGGCGTATAAGTGTAAGTATATACATCTGTATCGTAATGATAAGGCTCCTTCATCGATTTGCCTGGTTTGAATTTGCCGAGCACGTTGATGTATTCCAATGGACGGCCTAATGTTTCTTTGGCGATCATCCAGCGGCGTGCATCATGGTAACGTTGCTCCTCATAAGCCATTTCAATTCTTCTTTCGTGACGGTAAGCATCTTTCAGCGCAGCACCTGATACTTTCAGTGCAGGCATACCGGCACGGAAACGGATCTTATTCAACCAAGCCAGTGCTTCTGCATCCTGACCCAATTCAATGCTCGCCTCAATGTAATTGAAAACGGACTCCGTAATACGGATGAATGGCCATGGAATGTTCTGACGATCGGTGTTGTCGTACAATGCAGGGTTTGGATCGATAAACTTGCGCATGTAGTAACCTGTGCGGCTTCCGTTCCAGTCTTCGATAGAGCTGCTGCGGGTATCCAATCCTTTGCGGTTGATTAATGCGCCTTTGTCGTCCAGAAGGTCGTAAGCACCGGTCTGGATCTGGTTTGCAGGATCCTTTGCATCGGAAGGGCGTGGTTTCCAGCCTGCACCATCATACATGACAGTAGCGTAGAAACGGGGGTCACGGTTGTTGTAAGGAGCCGCAGCATGCGTTGGGTTGGTCCATTTAAATGCCGTTCCGTCCATCAGTTCGTAATCATCCACCAATGTTCCTATCGGCGTGTTTCCAGCCCAGTTGTGGTAACCGTTCGGTCCGTTGTTCAAGCCTGTCTGGCGCGCGCCTTCACCCAAACTTGGTGTGAAATAACGGCCGAAAAGGATTTCACTCGCAGCAGAAGGATCGAGCGTTTTATCCGCACTTGCTCCCGCCATTGCGATAGAAATGTAGTTCAGCTTTCCTGCCGCAGCCGAAACGGGAGCAGTCAGGTTCAGCTTGTAAGCGTTGCCTGCACCTGCATCAACAACAGCTTTTGCAGCAGCTTGTACAGCCGTCCAGCGCGCCTTACGGTCGCCGGAAATATATCCCAAAAATTCAGGGTTCGGATAAGCAGCAATCACAGCTGACTTTGCCTTTGCAGTTGGAATGTCGTGCAGATCACTTGCAGCGTACAACAACACGCGGGATTTCAAGGCCTGAGCAGCAATTTTAGAAGCGCGGCCTTTTACAAGTGTTTTGCCGTCCAAAAGCAATGCTGCACTATCACAGTCACTTACAATAGCCTGGATGCATTCGTCCCAGGTGTTGCGGGGAACGCTGTAATCTTCGTTCAGCGCATATACTTTCTTGATCAACGGCACAGCACCATAGTAGCGCGCCAATTGCTGATAGTAATATGCTCTCAGAAAATAAGCCTCTCCTTTTAAGCGCGCCTTCAGCGTCTCATCCGTAAATGTTGAAGTTTGCAGGTTGGCAATTGCAAGGTTAGCAGCCCGGATACGTGTATACATGGGTCCCCAGCCATAAGTGTCGTCCACCCAGCCTAGGTTGGACGGGCTCAAACTGCCTTCGTTCACGGTGTTAATGTTCCGGCCTGTGTGGGTGAACACGGCTTCATCTGTCAGCGAAGCAAGCATTTGCTCGCTAAATCCGCCTTGTTGAAGTCCCGCGTAAATGCCCGTTACAAAACCTTCTGCAAGCGCACCATCCTTCCAGACTTCGTCGGCCTGGATTTCAGTAGGAGGCGTTACATCCAGAAACTCAGTGTCGCAAGACGATAATCCAGTCGCCGTAAGCAACGCAATTAAGATTATACTTTTATATTTCAATTTCATATTCGTTGTCTTTAAAATGCTACACGTAGACCGGCATTGATAATTCTTGCCTGTGGATAGTACTGGCCGCTGTTGGTAGTGGATTCTGGATCCCAAACCTTGATCTTGTCAAAAGTGAACAAGTTCAATCCGTTTACGTAGATGCGGAATTTGCTCAGACCGATTTTGCTTCCCAATTCTGATGGCAGGTTGTATCCGATCTCAACGTTCTTCACACGCAGGTAATTATTGCTTTTCAGGAAGTAGTTGTTGATACCAGCTTGTCCTGTGTTGGTATAATACCGGTTGTTACGGTTTGTCAAACGCGGATATTCACTTGTTGGGTTGTCAATTGTCCAGCGGTGATCGTAATCGTATTTCAGATAGTTACCAATGTCTCCTGATTCCGTAAGACCTACGATCTGCAAACCTCCCAATGTTCCCTGCATCAATACAGAAAGATCGAATGCTTTGTAGCCAAGGTTGATCGACGCACCACCTGTGAAATATGGACGCTGTACTTTCTCAGTTCTCAAACGGTCGTCAGCACTGATTTTTCCATCTCCATTCACGTCTTTGAACTTCATGTCACCAGGTCTCAGGTTGCCCGTGATCGGCGTGTAGTCCAGCTTGTTTCCATCGATCTCACCCTGATCTTTAAATACTCCGTCGAACTGATACACAAGGAATGAGTTATAAGGCATTCCGGTCGAACGCTGATAAGAAGGTGCGCCCGGTGTTTCATCCCAGTATTTGATCCTGTTTTTGGCATAACCACCATTCACACTTACAGAATATCTGAAATCGTCACCCGCATTGCCGTCATAGCTCAACTTGAACTCCCATCCTTTGTTTTGCAGTTTTCCAAGGTTTTGAGGAGGAAGCTTTCCATCGATACCCGCAGAAGAAGGCGTTGAACCCGCTTTCGGGATCAGAATGTTAGAACGGTTGTTTACGAAGTAATCAAATTCAAATGCGAGCTTGTCGTTCAGCAATGTTCCTTCAATCCCGAAGTTAGAGTTATTGGCAACCTCCCAGGTGAAGTTCCTGTTGGCAACACGTGCTTCCAACAGAGATTTAGCCACCTGATCATTGATAATGTAGCTACCAAAGCCCATTGTGGACAGATACTGATATTCAGCAAGCGTTTCTGTTCCAAGGAAATAAGGCTCAGCACCCATCTGTCCCCACGATGCACGCAGCTTTACGTTATCAACAACTTGCGAAATGCTGTTTTTCCAAAAACTTTCTTCCGAAACTCTCCAACCCGCAGAAACCCCCGGGAAGAAACCGAAACGGCCTTCTTTTGGAAATACATAAGATCCATCTACGCGCCAAAGGAATTCAGCAAGATACTTTTCTTTGAAGTTGTAACCTGCACGACCAAAATAGCTCAAACGGGCACGTGAGAACAAGTCACCATTGTTTGTCCCTGAGTTTCCAATGTTCTGCTCAGGCGTTCCACCAGCGAAAAGCTGATCCACGACCGGTGAAATGTAGTAGCGACGGAATGCAAAGAAACCATCAGCATCCACTTTTTCGCGCTGCACACCCGCCATTACATTGAAGTTATGCGAGCCGATTGATTTCTCGTAAGACATCTGGCCTGTCAGCTGGATAGACAATTCTTGGTAGGAGCCTTCTGTCAAACGCGGATCTTTGAAAGTAGAACGAACTGTTCCTGTAAGCAATGGTGAAGTGCCATCCGCTTCATAGGTTTTCTTATCCCAGAAATATAATGTCCAAGGCGTTTCGAAGTTTTTCTGACGGCGGATTTGCTTATCCAATGCTGCCATGGTGTTGATTTTCAACCCTGGTACACCTGGAATCAGAATTTCAAGACCTCCGTTTGTTTGGATATAATCTCTTCTGTCGCGCTCGTAACCAGTTGTGTTGGTTGTGATAACCGCTGGGTTTTGACCATTTTCAATGTCAGGACCTGCTTTTCCATTAGGCCAGATCGCTATTTCAGTTGGCTTACCACGCATCAGCATCCGGAAGATCGGACCTGCATCGTTACCACCGCTTGGATAGTTACGATCTTCTTCACGCAATGTAAGGCCCACGTTTGCAGAAATGTATTTGTTGATTTTTGTATCCAAATTGATACGCATATCATACTGCTTGTAAGCGGTCGCCGTGTTTTTGTAGTAACCTTCCTGATTGATATAACCCAAAGAGGCAAGATATTTAATGTTCTCGCTACCACCTGTCAATTGCAGATTGTGACGCTGCTGCGGTGCCCATTTGCGGATTACCGAGCCGTACCAGTCTGTGTTGGGATGAAGCAAAGGATCGCTTCCGTCATTAAACTTCTTCATGTCATCCGGGTTAAAAACCGCATTGATGACGTTTCCGTTGTCTTGTCTTTTATAAGAACCCGTCGTGTTAAAGCCTGTCAAAGCGTTTCCCCACTCTCCTACCTGGAGGTTATCATAAATCTGCAATTCATTACGGATCGTAGCGTATTCAGAAGCGTTAGCCATTTCAGGTGTTCTTGTTGGCTGTGAAGCACCGAAGTTCATGTCATAGGATAACTGTGGCTTGCCTGTTTTTCCACGTTTGGTGGTAATCAGGATTACCCCGTTGCCCGCACGTGAACCGTAAATCGCAGCCGCAGCATCTTTCAGAACCGAAATGCTTTCAATGTCCGCAGGGTTGATACGGTCCAAACCACCACTCCGGTTAGGAACGCCGTCCACAACGATGAGTGCATTGCTGTTACCCAGCGAGTTTGTACCGCGGATACGGATGGCAGAACCATCATTTCCAGGCTCACCGCTTGCTTGTACAGCCGAAATACCAGGCAGACGACCGCCCAGCGTGTTAGATAAGTTTGCGGCAGGCGCTTTTTCAAGCTCTGCTCCCTTTACTGCTGTTACAGAGCCGGTTAGGGTTGCTTTTTTGGCAGTACCATAACCTACAACCACAACCTCGGTTAATGCTTTGGTGTCAGAAACAAGTTTGACATCGATATTTGATTTGCTGCCGACCGGTAATTCCTGTGTCAGATAGCCGATGAAAGAGAAGACCAATGTGCCTTGCTTGTCGGCTGCCACAGAGTAAACGCCCTCATTGTCAGTGACCGTTCCGGCTGTGGTCCCTTTCACTACCACGCTCACGCCCGGCAAGGCCACTCCTTGATCATCTTTGACTGTTCCCTTCACCACATTCTGGGCGTAAGCCCCTACTACTGCGATCAGAGCCAGTAAAAGAGAAAAAACACATCGCGATGCAGCACGAGATGTCCATCCAGTAGAAATTCTCATAGATTGAAATTTTGATTAAATAGTAGAATTAAAAAAAAGTTGCTTAACCGTATAAGCACGGAACGTAGAGACAGCCACCGGCTTACATGAAGAAACCGGACATTAGAAGTAATAAGATTCAGATCGGAAAGTATTTACATAGGTTAGCGATGATTGTTTTGGTGAGTTAGAGAAGTTATCAGTCAGTTTTATCCAGCGTGTATTTTGTACACAATTCGACGCGTGATCCTGGGAAAGCGCATTGGATAAGCCGCTGGATTTTTGTTTTGCTCGTTCGTTTGTACAAAAAGATATTAAATATTTTACAAAAGAAAACATTCTGTCTTTTAACATATGCATTCTACGAAAATAACAATTTTATTCACTTCAAATTCGAATAATTATAGAATTGTATACTAAAAGTTACATATTTTGCGTCCAAAATGTGACGGATGTTTACTAACTTCGCCTTATAGTAATCTTGTATTTGTTACCATTGTCTACATAATGAAATTCCGTTTACTCTCCCTGATATGCATGTCGTTTGCATTCGGCTGCACCAAAAATGTGTCACCGGACGAATACAATGCCAAAGCAGCTGACCCAAAAATATTCCATGAAACAGCGACGCACCTGACGGATGTGATCATTCATGACATTTTCAAACCGCCGGTTGCCAGCCGTATTTACAGTTATTCTTTCCTTGCTGCCTACGAAGCGCTCGTGCCAGCATATCCTGAATATCAGTCACTTGGCGGACAACTCGTCAAATTTACATCACCGCAGAAACCGGATTCCTCCCTTGCGTATTGCTATCCGCTTGCCAGTATAAAGGCATTTGCAACGGTGGGCCGCACGCTTACGTTTTCCGGGAATATGTGGGACGATTATGAGAAGGATCTTTTTCAAAAATATCGCGATATGGGCATTCCGGACGATGTTTTTGAACGCTCCACTGCATACGGTGACTCTGTGGCCAAGCATGTGCTCGCCTATTCTGCAAAAGATCATTACAAAGAGATTCGCGGTTATCGCTATACGGTGACAAATGCGCCCGGAACCTGGGTGCCTACGCCGCCTGCATATGCGGATGCCTGCGAGCCTATGTGGAACACCGTTAGGACTTTTGCATTGGATTCCGTGACGCAGTTCCGCTGTCCGCCGCCAGCCAAATACGATCTTGACAAGAAAAGCAAGTTCATGGAACTGGCGATGGAAGTTTACAATATAGGCAAAACGATTACCGAGGAACAGAAGGCAACGGCTTATTTTTGGGATGATAATGCGTTTGTAACAAATGTGGTAGGCCATGCCATGTTTGCAAACAAGAAAATGACCCCGGCCGGACATTGGCTGGCAATTATCAGGACCGTAGCCACAGACAAGAAACTCGATCTGATGCGTTCGACCGAAGCTTATACATTAGGAGCATTATCCCTTTTCGATGCATTTTCGGCTTGCTGGGATGAGAAATACCGGACAGTT of Dyadobacter chenhuakuii contains these proteins:
- a CDS encoding RagB/SusD family nutrient uptake outer membrane protein, encoding MKLKYKSIILIALLTATGLSSCDTEFLDVTPPTEIQADEVWKDGALAEGFVTGIYAGLQQGGFSEQMLASLTDEAVFTHTGRNINTVNEGSLSPSNLGWVDDTYGWGPMYTRIRAANLAIANLQTSTFTDETLKARLKGEAYFLRAYYYQQLARYYGAVPLIKKVYALNEDYSVPRNTWDECIQAIVSDCDSAALLLDGKTLVKGRASKIAAQALKSRVLLYAASDLHDIPTAKAKSAVIAAYPNPEFLGYISGDRKARWTAVQAAAKAVVDAGAGNAYKLNLTAPVSAAAGKLNYISIAMAGASADKTLDPSAASEILFGRYFTPSLGEGARQTGLNNGPNGYHNWAGNTPIGTLVDDYELMDGTAFKWTNPTHAAAPYNNRDPRFYATVMYDGAGWKPRPSDAKDPANQIQTGAYDLLDDKGALINRKGLDTRSSSIEDWNGSRTGYYMRKFIDPNPALYDNTDRQNIPWPFIRITESVFNYIEASIELGQDAEALAWLNKIRFRAGMPALKVSGAALKDAYRHERRIEMAYEEQRYHDARRWMIAKETLGRPLEYINVLGKFKPGKSMKEPYHYDTDVYTYTYTPIVEKSHENRTWADKMYFRPFSRDEINRNAKLVQNPGYDK
- a CDS encoding SusC/RagA family TonB-linked outer membrane protein, whose protein sequence is MRISTGWTSRAASRCVFSLLLALIAVVGAYAQNVVKGTVKDDQGVALPGVSVVVKGTTAGTVTDNEGVYSVAADKQGTLVFSFIGYLTQELPVGSKSNIDVKLVSDTKALTEVVVVGYGTAKKATLTGSVTAVKGAELEKAPAANLSNTLGGRLPGISAVQASGEPGNDGSAIRIRGTNSLGNSNALIVVDGVPNRSGGLDRINPADIESISVLKDAAAAIYGSRAGNGVILITTKRGKTGKPQLSYDMNFGASQPTRTPEMANASEYATIRNELQIYDNLQVGEWGNALTGFNTTGSYKRQDNGNVINAVFNPDDMKKFNDGSDPLLHPNTDWYGSVIRKWAPQQRHNLQLTGGSENIKYLASLGYINQEGYYKNTATAYKQYDMRINLDTKINKYISANVGLTLREEDRNYPSGGNDAGPIFRMLMRGKPTEIAIWPNGKAGPDIENGQNPAVITTNTTGYERDRRDYIQTNGGLEILIPGVPGLKINTMAALDKQIRRQKNFETPWTLYFWDKKTYEADGTSPLLTGTVRSTFKDPRLTEGSYQELSIQLTGQMSYEKSIGSHNFNVMAGVQREKVDADGFFAFRRYYISPVVDQLFAGGTPEQNIGNSGTNNGDLFSRARLSYFGRAGYNFKEKYLAEFLWRVDGSYVFPKEGRFGFFPGVSAGWRVSEESFWKNSISQVVDNVKLRASWGQMGAEPYFLGTETLAEYQYLSTMGFGSYIINDQVAKSLLEARVANRNFTWEVANNSNFGIEGTLLNDKLAFEFDYFVNNRSNILIPKAGSTPSSAGIDGKLPPQNLGKLQNKGWEFKLSYDGNAGDDFRYSVSVNGGYAKNRIKYWDETPGAPSYQRSTGMPYNSFLVYQFDGVFKDQGEIDGNKLDYTPITGNLRPGDMKFKDVNGDGKISADDRLRTEKVQRPYFTGGASINLGYKAFDLSVLMQGTLGGLQIVGLTESGDIGNYLKYDYDHRWTIDNPTSEYPRLTNRNNRYYTNTGQAGINNYFLKSNNYLRVKNVEIGYNLPSELGSKIGLSKFRIYVNGLNLFTFDKIKVWDPESTTNSGQYYPQARIINAGLRVAF
- a CDS encoding vanadium-dependent haloperoxidase; translated protein: MKFRLLSLICMSFAFGCTKNVSPDEYNAKAADPKIFHETATHLTDVIIHDIFKPPVASRIYSYSFLAAYEALVPAYPEYQSLGGQLVKFTSPQKPDSSLAYCYPLASIKAFATVGRTLTFSGNMWDDYEKDLFQKYRDMGIPDDVFERSTAYGDSVAKHVLAYSAKDHYKEIRGYRYTVTNAPGTWVPTPPAYADACEPMWNTVRTFALDSVTQFRCPPPAKYDLDKKSKFMELAMEVYNIGKTITEEQKATAYFWDDNAFVTNVVGHAMFANKKMTPAGHWLAIIRTVATDKKLDLMRSTEAYTLGALSLFDAFSACWDEKYRTVRIRPETVINNNWDPNWRPFLETPAFPEYVSGHSAISAACGTVLTHLIGDNVAFTDTTEKKYGHGIKSFKSFEEAYWDASISRVYGGIHYRDGVEQGTYLGQKVGENVWKRAVTKKGRHEIAAK